A stretch of the Candidatus Neomarinimicrobiota bacterium genome encodes the following:
- a CDS encoding DUF58 domain-containing protein, giving the protein MIPKEILKKVRHIEIRTRNLVNDLFGGEYHSVFKGRGMTFSEVREYQLGDDIRLIDWNVTARYNAPFVKVFEEERELTVFIVYDASRSGHFGTRSQLKSEIAAEIGAVLGFSAIKNNDKVGLLIFTEDVERFIPPKKGSSHVLRVVRELIYHEPQARGTNIEVAMSYLLRVASRRSVVFLISDFMDSKFYQTLKIANKKHDMVGIQIYDPSEQDIPDVGLVKVHDAETEETFWLDSTSSQARKEYRDMIEQKDIEFQNECRKMNFDLIPISTEEDYVEPLMSYFRSRERRF; this is encoded by the coding sequence ATGATTCCCAAGGAAATCCTTAAAAAAGTTCGACACATTGAGATTCGGACCCGGAATCTGGTGAACGACCTGTTTGGCGGTGAATACCACAGTGTTTTTAAAGGACGCGGCATGACCTTTTCTGAGGTCCGGGAATACCAACTGGGAGACGATATACGTCTCATTGATTGGAACGTCACGGCCCGATACAACGCTCCCTTTGTGAAAGTTTTCGAAGAAGAGCGTGAACTCACCGTTTTTATTGTTTACGATGCCAGCCGCTCAGGACATTTTGGAACACGGTCGCAACTCAAGTCCGAGATAGCTGCGGAGATTGGTGCTGTTCTCGGTTTTTCCGCCATTAAGAATAATGACAAAGTGGGGCTCTTGATTTTCACGGAAGATGTGGAACGGTTTATTCCACCTAAAAAGGGATCTTCCCATGTACTGCGTGTTGTAAGGGAACTGATCTATCATGAACCCCAGGCAAGGGGAACAAATATAGAGGTAGCCATGAGCTATCTCTTGAGAGTAGCCAGTCGCCGGAGTGTCGTTTTCCTTATTTCAGATTTTATGGACAGCAAATTTTACCAGACTCTGAAAATTGCTAATAAGAAACACGATATGGTGGGAATCCAGATTTACGATCCCAGTGAACAGGACATTCCTGATGTAGGGCTTGTTAAGGTACACGATGCAGAAACAGAAGAAACATTCTGGTTGGACTCCACATCCTCCCAGGCACGCAAGGAATACCGTGACATGATAGAACAAAAGGATATTGAATTCCAGAATGAGTGCCGGAAGATGAACTTCGATCTCATACCCATCTCCACAGAGGAAGATTATGTGGAGCCTCTCATGTCTTACTTTCGTTCCAGGGAGAGAAGATTTTGA
- a CDS encoding ABC transporter ATP-binding protein — translation MIEIRNLTKRYGSFLAVDDITFEVDKGKILGFLGPNGAGKTTTMRIVTGFMPPTKGTVIVSGFDVVKKPLAAKRLIGYMPETPPLYVDMTVEEYLNFAAKLKQVPSGEVKSAIGSACEKVDIRDVLGKVIKTLSKGYKQRVGLAQAIIHDPEVLILDEPTIGLDPIQIREVRELIRSLSGEHTIILSTHILPEVDMICDEVVIIQNGKIIAKDTPDGLSKSMKGAERLTVVVEGPTEEVSAAASATEGVISILKSTAENGNCSLVLECDFKFHVRKLLSSVIIEKGWSLLEMKVEESTLEDVFIHMMSGSEEMKA, via the coding sequence ATGATTGAGATCAGGAATCTGACAAAACGCTATGGCTCTTTTCTTGCTGTGGATGATATCACATTTGAAGTGGACAAGGGAAAGATCCTCGGTTTTCTGGGTCCTAACGGTGCCGGGAAAACGACCACCATGCGTATTGTTACCGGTTTCATGCCGCCCACCAAAGGGACCGTAATTGTATCGGGGTTCGATGTTGTGAAGAAGCCACTCGCCGCCAAAAGACTAATTGGGTATATGCCAGAAACACCACCTCTCTATGTTGATATGACTGTAGAAGAGTACCTCAACTTTGCAGCCAAGCTAAAACAGGTGCCGTCCGGAGAGGTAAAAAGTGCCATAGGTTCTGCTTGCGAAAAGGTAGATATCCGTGATGTGCTAGGCAAAGTGATCAAGACACTTTCCAAAGGTTACAAACAGCGGGTGGGACTTGCACAGGCCATTATCCACGATCCTGAAGTGCTCATTCTTGATGAACCGACCATCGGTCTGGATCCTATTCAGATTCGAGAAGTAAGAGAACTTATCAGATCTCTTAGTGGGGAGCATACGATCATTCTTTCCACGCACATTTTGCCTGAAGTCGATATGATTTGCGATGAAGTGGTGATTATACAGAATGGTAAGATTATTGCAAAAGACACCCCGGACGGCCTTTCGAAATCCATGAAGGGGGCAGAAAGATTAACCGTTGTTGTAGAAGGTCCCACCGAGGAAGTTTCTGCTGCTGCCTCAGCCACTGAAGGCGTTATTTCAATTCTGAAATCAACGGCAGAAAATGGAAACTGTTCACTGGTCTTGGAGTGTGACTTCAAATTTCATGTAAGAAAATTACTGTCGAGTGTTATTATAGAAAAAGGATGGAGTTTGCTGGAAATGAAAGTGGAAGAGTCAACTTTAGAGGATGTGTTCATTCATATGATGTCTGGTTCTGAGGAGATGAAAGCATGA
- a CDS encoding ABC transporter, which produces MKNVITIFNREFRSYFSSPIAYVVIGLFLVLTGVFFYLLLSSFLQYSANLQWQAARMRQPAPPVNVNHMIIRPLFSNISVITLFVVPMITMRSFSDDKKTGTLELLLTSPVTTAEIVIGKFLAAFSLYVIMVLLTWVYPLVIVFFGDPDVMPVAISYIGILGMGAASVGIGVWISSMTENQIISAMGTFVALLFLWLVGWFANFSSGAMGGFFQYLSIVEHFDDFAKGIFDTGHLMYYLSLCGITLFLAHQSIESLRWRA; this is translated from the coding sequence ATGAAAAATGTAATCACCATATTTAACAGGGAATTCCGGTCATATTTTTCTTCGCCCATTGCCTATGTGGTCATTGGCCTATTTCTGGTACTGACGGGCGTTTTCTTTTATTTGCTGTTGTCCTCATTCCTTCAATACTCGGCAAACCTTCAGTGGCAGGCGGCCAGGATGCGTCAGCCGGCACCTCCAGTAAATGTGAACCATATGATCATCCGGCCTCTTTTTTCAAACATCAGTGTCATTACGCTTTTTGTGGTGCCCATGATCACAATGAGAAGTTTCTCTGATGACAAAAAGACCGGGACGCTGGAACTTCTTTTGACATCACCAGTGACCACGGCTGAGATTGTTATCGGGAAGTTCCTTGCTGCCTTTTCCCTTTATGTCATCATGGTTCTCTTGACATGGGTTTATCCGCTTGTGATCGTCTTCTTTGGAGATCCCGATGTGATGCCTGTTGCTATTTCGTACATCGGCATCCTTGGTATGGGGGCTGCGTCGGTGGGTATCGGTGTTTGGATTTCGTCCATGACTGAAAACCAGATTATTTCAGCTATGGGGACGTTTGTGGCGCTGCTTTTTCTTTGGCTTGTGGGATGGTTTGCCAATTTTTCATCGGGGGCAATGGGTGGCTTTTTCCAGTATCTTTCTATTGTTGAACATTTTGACGATTTCGCTAAAGGGATCTTCGATACGGGACATCTCATGTATTACCTCTCTCTTTGTGGTATTACACTGTTCCTTGCACATCAATCCATTGAAAGCTTGAGGTGGAGGGCGTAA
- a CDS encoding DUF4340 domain-containing protein: MKKILILASIAGVLGTFVYFYEIEGSKQREQDDQFEASLLKIKREDIQSVTLIQEEGEIIKYERIGDGWEITEPVRTNVEESTVNGNYSAFANANIERRFDTTPEKLKNFGLEPAYAEVIIESIDGNKVELLIGDEAATRGDLFVAFRDSNSVFITSNNLKTQADKTLFNLRDKKIAHYDKDEVNRIELVTEADTIIIEKSGEEWTMTSPALPVEVSRVNSYLNSLVNYSAKEFVSEEFDDPSQYGFDKPEAKLTLSLGEEMATKELVVGKVVEDGDDTDFYAYESGRSPVFVIRESNKNNIARDPFYFQDKKLAKYDEDALNEIRISGAYQITLAPQDTLGWFVSGDTTIKLEQSDMNRLFSAISGVTAAELVSEKSKNWSVYGLKNPFLEVVMTDTTGLSTGYSIGNSDEDNDRYAVSRASSRIYKVSLFSVERIVDWIEEIRETEPNLSTE; this comes from the coding sequence ATGAAAAAAATTCTAATACTTGCCAGTATCGCTGGCGTACTGGGCACCTTTGTTTACTTTTATGAGATAGAAGGAAGCAAACAGAGGGAGCAGGACGACCAGTTCGAGGCGTCACTCTTAAAGATAAAGCGTGAAGATATTCAGTCAGTTACTTTGATCCAGGAAGAAGGTGAAATCATCAAATATGAGCGTATAGGCGATGGCTGGGAAATTACCGAGCCGGTTCGAACTAATGTTGAGGAATCGACCGTCAACGGAAACTACTCGGCGTTTGCTAACGCCAACATTGAGCGCCGGTTCGATACAACTCCTGAGAAGCTAAAAAACTTCGGCCTAGAGCCGGCCTATGCGGAAGTGATCATAGAATCAATAGACGGCAATAAAGTAGAACTTCTTATCGGCGACGAAGCAGCTACCCGTGGCGACCTTTTCGTTGCTTTCCGCGATTCGAACAGTGTCTTTATCACATCCAACAATCTGAAAACACAAGCAGATAAGACACTCTTCAACCTTAGGGACAAAAAGATAGCACACTATGATAAGGATGAGGTGAACAGGATCGAGCTGGTAACTGAAGCGGATACTATCATCATTGAAAAATCAGGTGAGGAGTGGACTATGACCTCTCCCGCTTTGCCAGTAGAGGTGAGCCGTGTCAACAGCTATCTCAATTCCCTTGTGAATTATTCTGCAAAAGAGTTTGTGTCAGAGGAGTTTGACGATCCATCACAGTATGGTTTTGACAAGCCGGAGGCAAAGCTGACACTCAGTCTCGGTGAAGAAATGGCCACCAAAGAACTGGTCGTTGGTAAAGTGGTGGAAGACGGGGACGACACTGACTTTTATGCTTATGAATCAGGAAGGTCACCTGTTTTTGTTATCCGAGAATCAAACAAGAACAATATAGCTCGCGATCCCTTTTATTTTCAGGACAAGAAGCTGGCAAAGTACGATGAAGATGCCCTAAACGAGATCCGGATCTCTGGCGCCTACCAGATTACCCTGGCTCCTCAGGATACGCTGGGGTGGTTCGTTTCCGGTGATACCACCATCAAGCTGGAGCAATCGGACATGAACCGTCTGTTCTCAGCCATCAGCGGTGTTACGGCGGCGGAACTGGTTTCTGAAAAGAGTAAAAATTGGTCAGTTTACGGTCTTAAAAACCCCTTTCTGGAAGTTGTCATGACAGACACCACAGGTTTATCAACGGGTTACAGTATTGGTAACTCAGATGAAGACAATGACCGTTATGCGGTTTCCAGAGCGAGCTCTCGTATTTACAAGGTTAGCCTATTTTCAGTTGAAAGAATCGTAGACTGGATAGAGGAGATACGAGAGACCGAGCCTAACCTATCAACAGAATAA
- a CDS encoding DUF92 domain-containing protein: MLPIISPFPNEWITFVVFLLGIFGLIGLSELARTKLNWTPEASRKFVHVLVGMIVLMSPFLFINNGPPVALAIIFIAVNLVAVNSEKLEGMHATKRKSYGTVYFPLAYLILCLFWWDRQITFQVALLLLTFADTAATFAGEWVRNPETYRPWRDEKTIQGNITMALTSALLTGIGTIVFRNLAGLEPMQLQELVPVSLLVAALATIAEAVSKEGSDNLSVPILAAVGYDLFFYSLQHNTMMSLLLWILLSFALAQGAFSLRALSRDGAMGAFILGMFIFGIGGWKFVIPLVLFFVVSSLLSKIAKKSKEERRLSFGKGSQRDVVQVYANGGIPLLITIWWFYEPSDILYFSYLASVAAATADTWATEIGFFSRAKPRDSVTFRKLESGTSGGITLLGSAGALLGAAAIAASAWFFIKDLEVITFVVVAGFTGSLFDSVLGATIQASYSCSGCNKRVDVAPHCNGEATLMSGSRFINNDTVNLFCTLAGGVIILLIG; the protein is encoded by the coding sequence ATGCTCCCTATCATTTCTCCCTTTCCCAACGAATGGATAACATTTGTCGTTTTCCTCTTGGGGATCTTTGGACTTATCGGCCTGAGCGAATTGGCACGAACTAAACTCAACTGGACACCTGAAGCGAGCAGGAAATTTGTCCACGTTCTGGTAGGAATGATTGTCCTTATGTCTCCTTTCCTTTTCATCAATAACGGACCGCCGGTAGCCCTTGCGATCATATTTATTGCGGTAAACCTGGTGGCTGTCAACTCGGAAAAGTTGGAAGGTATGCACGCCACAAAAAGAAAGTCCTATGGCACCGTCTATTTCCCACTGGCCTATCTCATCCTCTGCCTCTTCTGGTGGGACCGTCAGATTACATTTCAGGTGGCCCTCCTGCTCCTCACCTTTGCTGACACTGCAGCAACTTTTGCAGGAGAATGGGTGCGAAATCCCGAAACGTACCGACCGTGGCGGGATGAGAAGACCATTCAAGGAAACATTACCATGGCCTTGACTTCAGCCCTCTTGACGGGAATCGGAACAATAGTCTTCCGGAACTTAGCAGGGCTGGAGCCGATGCAACTGCAGGAGCTGGTTCCTGTATCGTTACTGGTAGCAGCCTTAGCCACTATTGCGGAAGCGGTCTCAAAAGAGGGGTCGGACAACTTGTCGGTTCCAATCCTTGCTGCTGTGGGATACGACCTCTTTTTTTATAGCCTTCAGCATAACACAATGATGTCCCTGTTGCTCTGGATTCTTTTATCATTTGCCTTGGCACAGGGAGCCTTTAGTCTGCGGGCTCTCAGTCGCGACGGTGCCATGGGTGCTTTCATTCTCGGGATGTTTATCTTTGGGATTGGCGGCTGGAAATTTGTCATACCGCTTGTTTTATTCTTTGTGGTCTCCTCTTTACTTTCAAAGATTGCAAAGAAATCGAAAGAAGAGCGCCGACTATCTTTCGGTAAAGGGTCCCAGCGGGACGTTGTACAGGTCTATGCCAACGGGGGTATCCCGCTTCTGATCACCATCTGGTGGTTCTACGAACCGTCGGACATTCTCTACTTCAGCTATCTGGCCAGTGTGGCAGCGGCAACAGCTGATACCTGGGCTACGGAGATCGGTTTCTTCTCAAGAGCGAAACCAAGAGACAGTGTTACTTTCAGAAAATTAGAGTCGGGTACATCAGGGGGCATTACACTTCTTGGATCTGCTGGAGCACTTTTGGGCGCCGCCGCCATAGCAGCCTCGGCCTGGTTCTTTATCAAAGATTTGGAGGTGATAACTTTTGTGGTGGTGGCCGGTTTTACGGGGAGCCTGTTTGATTCCGTTCTAGGCGCTACCATTCAGGCGTCATACTCATGTAGTGGCTGCAATAAAAGAGTTGATGTGGCCCCACACTGTAACGGAGAGGCTACCCTCATGTCAGGGTCCAGGTTCATCAATAACGACACGGTGAACCTGTTCTGCACCCTGGCTGGGGGAGTTATTATTCTGTTGATAGGTTAG
- a CDS encoding DNA recombination protein RmuC translates to MDFTLLVGLILGLLAGGVVVLLVTSQMNKGGQTSAEEMKNAFSSLSLEALEKFNVLASETVKNQLEKSEATLEGKKKLIDSNLETVSKTLEELKKQSTVLVTQLGESQKETGKLRSTTEDLRNVLSSSQARGQWGERMVKDILDLMGLVENVNYVSQKSVESGERPDYTFNLPKDKKLNMDVKFPLAHYERYVSADSESERENEKKAFLKDVKGHVKDVASRGYVDPEAGTVDYVLVFIPNESIYSFLHKNDPELLDFALSNRIILCSPITLYAVLSLIHQAVESFAVEKAVGEVLTLINEFEKQWRKYVEVMEKMGRRIDDAKKEFENLTTTRTRQLERPLTRIQNLKLGQDGSSLIEEESKGKEDI, encoded by the coding sequence GTGGATTTCACATTACTTGTCGGTTTGATCCTCGGCCTTCTCGCAGGCGGTGTGGTTGTTTTGCTGGTCACATCCCAGATGAACAAAGGCGGGCAAACGTCCGCTGAAGAGATGAAAAACGCCTTTTCTTCCCTTTCACTCGAGGCACTTGAAAAGTTCAATGTGCTTGCTTCAGAAACAGTGAAAAATCAGTTGGAAAAGAGTGAGGCGACATTAGAGGGAAAAAAGAAGCTTATAGATAGTAATCTTGAGACAGTCTCAAAAACTTTGGAGGAGTTGAAAAAACAATCCACAGTTTTGGTTACTCAACTGGGTGAAAGCCAGAAAGAGACAGGGAAACTTCGCTCAACAACGGAAGATCTTAGGAATGTTCTCTCCAGTTCACAGGCGAGAGGGCAATGGGGCGAGCGGATGGTAAAGGACATCCTGGATCTTATGGGCCTTGTGGAGAATGTGAATTACGTTTCACAAAAGTCTGTGGAGTCCGGAGAGAGGCCGGATTATACATTCAATCTTCCCAAAGACAAAAAACTGAACATGGATGTCAAATTTCCTTTGGCCCATTACGAACGATACGTCTCAGCTGATAGTGAATCAGAACGTGAGAATGAAAAGAAGGCGTTCTTGAAAGATGTGAAAGGGCATGTAAAGGATGTGGCCAGCAGGGGGTATGTTGATCCGGAGGCAGGGACGGTGGACTACGTTCTTGTCTTTATCCCAAATGAGTCCATCTATTCCTTTCTTCACAAAAATGACCCTGAACTGCTGGACTTTGCCCTCAGCAATCGGATCATTCTTTGCTCACCTATCACTCTCTATGCCGTCCTTTCTCTCATTCATCAGGCGGTAGAAAGTTTTGCCGTTGAAAAGGCGGTAGGTGAAGTGTTGACACTGATAAACGAATTCGAAAAACAGTGGCGGAAATATGTTGAGGTCATGGAAAAGATGGGTCGCCGTATTGATGATGCCAAGAAAGAGTTCGAAAATCTGACTACCACTCGGACTCGCCAGCTGGAGCGGCCATTAACAAGGATACAGAACCTTAAACTGGGCCAGGACGGAAGTTCCCTTATTGAGGAGGAATCCAAAGGAAAAGAAGACATTTAA
- a CDS encoding formylglycine-generating enzyme family protein, giving the protein MRSFFLLTIFFLLTAPQFSPDSFRPYSQTIGGSDFSINLVPIKGGAYQMGSQPDEPGRGSDEGPIQNVEVHDLWMSKMEISWDVYELFLYREIDNILQSKGNVDLAIDGISGATMPYVNINRPGYPVVNITQYAASQFCKWLTAKTGYFYRLPTEAEWEYACRAGAQGVYSFTMDDLFLDDVAWYEGNSENKYHRSGLKKPNNFGLFDMHGNVAEWVLDHYNPAGYSSTKTFLRGTELYPRVVRGGSFKDQPERLRSAARGFSRKAWKKQDPQSPKSLWWHTDAPYIGFRIVRPKSVPFRDQMEKYWIKPKKEY; this is encoded by the coding sequence TTGAGATCTTTTTTTCTTCTCACCATTTTTTTTCTTCTCACTGCTCCCCAGTTTTCACCTGATTCGTTCCGACCCTACTCTCAGACTATTGGCGGTTCTGATTTTTCCATTAACCTGGTGCCGATAAAGGGCGGCGCTTACCAAATGGGCAGCCAACCGGATGAACCGGGCAGGGGCAGCGATGAGGGCCCCATCCAAAACGTGGAAGTCCATGACTTATGGATGAGCAAAATGGAAATTTCATGGGACGTCTATGAGCTTTTTCTCTACCGGGAGATTGACAATATTCTTCAATCCAAAGGGAATGTTGACTTGGCGATAGATGGTATTTCCGGTGCTACCATGCCTTACGTCAATATTAACAGGCCGGGCTACCCGGTGGTTAATATTACTCAATATGCTGCTTCCCAGTTCTGCAAATGGCTCACAGCCAAAACAGGTTATTTTTACCGTCTCCCGACGGAAGCCGAATGGGAGTATGCTTGCCGAGCAGGGGCGCAAGGTGTTTATTCATTTACCATGGATGATCTTTTCCTGGATGATGTAGCATGGTACGAAGGAAACAGTGAGAATAAGTACCACAGGAGTGGACTCAAAAAACCAAACAACTTCGGCCTGTTCGATATGCACGGGAATGTGGCGGAATGGGTTCTGGATCACTATAACCCGGCGGGATATTCATCCACCAAGACCTTTCTCCGGGGAACCGAACTTTACCCCCGAGTGGTTCGGGGTGGTTCATTCAAAGATCAACCGGAAAGGCTCCGATCTGCTGCAAGGGGATTTTCAAGAAAGGCGTGGAAAAAGCAGGACCCACAATCACCTAAAAGCCTATGGTGGCATACGGATGCTCCTTATATAGGTTTTCGTATAGTAAGACCAAAATCCGTACCTTTCAGAGATCAAATGGAAAAATATTGGATCAAGCCTAAAAAGGAATATTGA
- a CDS encoding Gfo/Idh/MocA family oxidoreductase — protein sequence MNKDHKISQINRRKFMKQSAKIAAAGILMNRLPASTRKQVSHEGEIKVALVGCGGRGTGAAAQAILADENVRLVAMADVFEDQAQSCYKNLIERFGDSDKVKASPETTFIGFDGYKKAIDMADVVILTTPPGFRPLHFEYAVDNNKQIFMEKPVATDVAGIKKVLEAGKKASAKKLNVIVGLQRHYQRNYRKVKKLLDRNRIGEIISGQVYWNSGGVWVRPRKPEQTELEYQMRNWYYFNWVCGDHIVEQHIHNIDVANWFIGATPVSAQGMGGREVRKGPDHGHIFDHHFVEFTYPEGQVIASQCRHQRGCMNRVEEVFQGTKGNVHVHSGNFGRMVSSAGREIYDHKGENDIDPYQQEHNEIFAAIKAGKYKYNDVERGAHSTMTAILGRMATYSGQLITWEEAMASDHKLVPELHSFNDTAPVLPDENGNYPVPVPGKTRFI from the coding sequence ATGAATAAAGATCACAAAATAAGCCAGATAAATAGACGAAAATTCATGAAACAGTCAGCCAAAATAGCTGCCGCCGGTATTCTTATGAACCGATTGCCGGCATCAACACGGAAACAGGTTTCTCACGAAGGTGAGATTAAAGTGGCTTTAGTAGGTTGTGGAGGCCGGGGTACAGGTGCGGCTGCCCAGGCCATCCTGGCGGATGAGAACGTTCGTCTCGTGGCTATGGCCGATGTGTTTGAAGACCAGGCCCAAAGCTGTTACAAAAATCTTATTGAAAGATTTGGCGATTCCGACAAGGTGAAAGCGAGTCCGGAGACCACCTTTATCGGTTTCGACGGCTATAAGAAAGCTATTGATATGGCTGATGTGGTCATCCTCACTACGCCACCCGGATTCAGGCCGCTGCATTTTGAGTATGCTGTGGACAACAACAAACAGATTTTCATGGAAAAGCCTGTGGCAACTGATGTGGCGGGTATTAAAAAAGTTCTTGAGGCAGGGAAAAAGGCTTCCGCAAAAAAACTGAATGTTATTGTCGGACTCCAGCGTCACTACCAGAGAAACTACAGGAAAGTGAAAAAACTGTTAGACAGAAACAGGATTGGAGAAATTATCTCGGGCCAAGTCTACTGGAACAGCGGTGGAGTGTGGGTGAGACCTAGGAAACCTGAGCAGACCGAACTGGAATATCAGATGCGGAACTGGTACTACTTCAACTGGGTTTGTGGTGACCACATTGTAGAACAGCATATCCACAACATCGATGTGGCCAACTGGTTCATTGGTGCTACCCCTGTTTCTGCTCAGGGAATGGGTGGACGAGAAGTAAGGAAGGGTCCCGATCACGGCCACATCTTCGACCACCATTTCGTGGAATTTACTTATCCTGAAGGACAGGTCATCGCCAGCCAGTGCCGGCACCAGAGAGGGTGTATGAACAGGGTTGAGGAAGTATTTCAGGGTACAAAGGGGAACGTTCATGTCCATAGTGGGAACTTTGGTCGAATGGTTTCCAGCGCAGGTAGAGAGATATATGACCACAAGGGTGAAAATGATATTGACCCATATCAGCAGGAACACAATGAGATTTTTGCCGCTATCAAAGCTGGAAAGTACAAGTACAATGATGTAGAGAGGGGTGCCCACAGCACTATGACTGCTATCCTTGGTCGCATGGCTACCTATTCCGGACAGTTAATTACTTGGGAGGAGGCGATGGCATCAGATCACAAGCTGGTGCCTGAACTTCACTCCTTTAACGATACAGCCCCAGTCCTGCCCGATGAGAACGGGAACTACCCCGTGCCTGTTCCCGGGAAAACCAGATTCATCTGA
- a CDS encoding xylose isomerase, whose protein sequence is MKRREFIKKGAVTAVLPITGTVSLAKSNNDVQKKGETFNLNYAPHFGMFKENAGNDLLDQIQFMYDQGFRSMEDNGMKDRSRSDQNSIAKKMSRLGMTMGVFVAHKIYWREPNLANGDKALQDEFVQNVKDSVEVAKRVNAKWMTVVPGYLDLGLEMAYQTANVVEALRRASDVLEPHGLVMVLEPLNWWANHAGQFLTEIPQAYEICRAVDSPSCKILFDIYHQQITEGNLIPNFDKSWSEIAYFQIGDNPGRKEPTTGEINYLNVFSHIHSKGFKGVLGMEHGNSKPGKAGEMDVIEAYRKVDSFNSNQNRKG, encoded by the coding sequence ATGAAGCGAAGAGAATTCATAAAAAAAGGGGCAGTCACGGCTGTACTACCCATTACCGGCACCGTATCTTTGGCCAAGTCGAACAACGATGTACAAAAAAAGGGGGAAACCTTCAATCTTAACTACGCTCCACATTTCGGTATGTTCAAAGAGAATGCCGGGAATGATTTGCTTGATCAAATCCAGTTCATGTATGACCAAGGATTCCGCTCCATGGAAGATAACGGGATGAAGGATCGGTCACGGTCAGATCAGAATAGTATTGCCAAGAAGATGAGTCGCCTCGGCATGACCATGGGTGTTTTCGTGGCACACAAAATCTACTGGCGAGAGCCGAACCTTGCCAACGGCGACAAGGCCCTTCAGGATGAGTTTGTTCAGAATGTGAAGGATTCGGTGGAAGTGGCCAAGCGGGTGAACGCCAAGTGGATGACCGTGGTCCCCGGCTATCTGGACTTGGGTCTGGAAATGGCTTATCAGACAGCCAATGTGGTTGAAGCCCTTCGGAGAGCCAGCGATGTACTTGAGCCTCACGGTCTAGTCATGGTGCTAGAACCACTGAACTGGTGGGCTAACCATGCGGGCCAGTTCCTCACCGAGATTCCCCAGGCCTATGAGATTTGCCGAGCGGTGGACTCTCCATCATGTAAGATCCTGTTCGATATTTACCATCAGCAGATTACTGAAGGAAATCTCATCCCCAATTTTGACAAGTCTTGGAGTGAGATCGCTTATTTCCAGATCGGTGATAATCCTGGGCGAAAAGAGCCAACCACAGGAGAGATCAATTACCTCAATGTTTTCAGTCACATTCACAGCAAGGGGTTTAAGGGTGTCTTGGGGATGGAGCACGGTAATTCCAAACCAGGGAAAGCGGGAGAGATGGATGTAATTGAGGCTTACCGGAAAGTGGACAGTTTTAATTCTAACCAGAATAGGAAAGGATGA